Proteins from a genomic interval of Vanacampus margaritifer isolate UIUO_Vmar chromosome 4, RoL_Vmar_1.0, whole genome shotgun sequence:
- the fibinb gene encoding fin bud initiation factor codes for MDNRMAFTHLLLCAGMLTLRLCGAYYSGPLQPEMSNGTFHHYFVPDGDYEENDDPEKCQLLFRMTDERKCGPDEDQDSVIRDDFTIIRRQIEDSARVLEGLGRSISYDLDGEDSYGKFLRRETTQISDAFTNSEKSLLELEVKFKQSQESELKDEHRLGDDFLNMIVSTRDTLKETLDISLGLRDKHELLSLIVRSHGTRLSRLKNEYMKY; via the coding sequence ATGGACAACAGAATGGCTTTTACGCACTTGCTGCTGTGTGCGGGGATGTTGACGCTGCGTCTGTGTGGAGCCTACTACAGCGGACCTCTACAGCCAGAGATGTCGAACGGCACTTTTCACCACTACTTCGTGCCGGACGGCGACTACGAGGAGAACGACGACCCGGAGAAATGCCAACTGCTTTTCCGAATGACCGATGAGCGAAAGTGTGGTCCCGACGAGGACCAGGACTCGGTCATCCGGGACGATTTCACCATCATCAGACGGCAGATTGAGGACTCTGCCCGGGTGCTGGAGGGGCTCGGGAGGAGCATCTCGTACGACCTGGACGGAGAGGACAGCTACGGGAAATTTCTGCGGAGAGAGACCACGCAGATAAGTGACGCGTTCACGAACTCTGAGAAGTCCCTGCTGGAGCTGGAAGTGAAGTTCAAGCAGAGCCAGGAGAGCGAGTTGAAAGACGAGCACCGGCTCGGCGACGACTTCCTCAACATGATCGTGAGCACCCGGGACACCCTGAAGGAGACACTGGACATTTCTCTAGGCCTGAGGGACAAACACGAGCTGCTCTCGCTCATCGTCCGCAGCCACGGCACACGACTTAGTCGACTGAAGAATGAATACATGAAGTACTGA